The DNA sequence GTCAATAATCGCCTGGCAACCACCGTTGCAGGCCACAACGTTGCCATTGATGGTAACACTGTAATGATCAATATCAGGAGAGTCTGTGTACTGGCTTTGTGTTCAGttgtatattatgtacagtatatttcccTCTCATacatgtgttgtgttttcattCTGAGGTCTCTTTGTGAGGAAGGTTTTTCAATATTATCATCAAACTTAGAAAATAAAGTTGGTTCTGCCATTAACTTAAACACGGAAGCAGCCATGTACATTCTAGGTATTCCAGTGAGTGTGAGAGACCCTACAACACCCCAGAGATTTGCAACTGTACCTGTCCATGCTGACCTGCCAGTAGGTCTCAGAGGTCAAGGGGATCCAGGTGATCTGTCCAGTGTAGTAGCTACTCTCGATGTCACCAAAGGACACCACGCTGCCCTCAGCAGAGTTGCTGTTtgtggaggaagagaagagaccATTAGGTAACTGCTTAAATTGCCAACacagacatttcattttaaaaacactatGTCAGTTTTACGACTATTAACTCAGTAGTCCAGGGTACCTGCTGAGGTAGACTGAGAACAGGTTCTGGGACACCAGGCCCTGGCTCATCATGTTGTCGAAAACAGGTGTGGCCCCAGAAGCCGCAATGCTGGGGAAAGCCAGTCCCAGGATGCCGTCAGCAACCATGTAGCTCATGAAAGTAGCTTCTGTCTGACTGATACCAAAGATCTGCTGGTTCACAGACAAGCCTCccacctgaaaacacacatgcagcCCACATCAGCTACCGGAAAACACAGGACCAGAATAACGCGTTCAACTGACATGAACGTACCGAAACGGTGTCATAGCCCAGCCTTCCAGTCATGCTGCCGGTTCCATAATGAATAGACAGAGGCTGGTTGCCCCACTTGAAGGTGCTGGACTGCGAAGGGTTGAATTTGACATGGTTCTCTGTAAAACACAATCAGGCTGATTGGCCACTGAACCAACAGGTCCATGAGGAGTCTACTTTGTGTCCCCTGAGATGAATTGCACAGCCCGTGGAATGGAGGTTAGATCACAGGGCCAGTGTGGAGCTACTAACTGACACAAGATGGCATGGAGGTTAGATCACAGGGCCAGTGTGGAGCTACTAACTGACACAAGATGGCATAgctgtcaccggacccccccgtctcagttccaaggtgttacgctgctatattattgtgctgggggatatgagggatgtactactaacttttctcagtctcctccagttttaggaggagatgaggtcctggtccacacctgcggattacctggtttggagggcccgttgctgtccctgtccttgtccacctggtcatacttctgacctagtctaaaatcaaatagactctggatttagcccggagaaatgtatttattattccaattggactcttaatatctcacccggcacagccagaagaggtctggtcacccctctgagcctgggtcctctctaggtttcttcctaaaattcgaccttcttagggagtttttcctagccactgaaattcaacactactgttgtttgctccttggggtttaaccCAAAGTGGTCAGTGGGCATTCCAGGCCCGAcgtcactacttggacattttgggtcctagattcatttctgtaacagataccaTGGAGTATTGCATATCCTGGTATTCACCACACCCTCAGctacaataataacacataaaaacagacttttgaatcaccatttagaaaactcatctgttggaaaggcaaaagacatatttttcgggaaaacatttctgccattcaggatgataacattttattgaaaccCCTATGAAGTTTTGtttcaatggtattccctgacagtttcatgcctttactgtcatattacattgcattgagttgaaactaatgaataaaacaaataatagaaggtcaaaaatataggcaccccaaaaaagttggttcttgtacctagaaataaaaccttATAAAATAACTTagaaataaaaactttttttgattTTTTCCCTGTGATGACGCCAAACagccaccagatggcagcacGAGAACGTTAGATAGTTTTGACttaataaaataagaaatattacAACTTTTTCCCAAAAACCCATGAACATCCTCATACTatgttgacaaaaaaacattttcatatcatttttataatacaaacgacataatagggtgccatttatcAGAAATAGCGATGTACTCACTTATAATCTGGATGCGTCACCTGTCTGAGCTGTCTCAGCTGGTTGGTCATTACACGTGCCTGGTAGAAAGTGTTCCTGGACAGAATAACCTTCCTCGGCCTCTTGATTACGTTCAAATATGTTCTAAAACGTTTTGGATGAAAACAAAGAGCTATCTTGCATAACCGGAACGAAAACTACTAATCGCCATTATTGATCAGTGAACGTTGAGATCCTCAATTTTGTTTATCGTCTCTATGGAAGTGACTTCTATGACGTAACATCCTTCCTAGGTTGCAGAGATCATGTTTCCCCTAGAACAAGTATGGTACAAGGGCTATTTGTGATTTGGGCGAAAAATAAACATCGGAAGACTTGGCTAATTCAATGCGTAATGGTGACCGGTTTGGTCCAAATCTACCAGGCGGACTCTATTATCCATATGTATACAAACTATTTTCCAGTCGCTTCGTTAGGATGCCTAGATATTAGCAAAAGCCTGCCGTAAGATCCTGTAGATAATTTTTCAGGATAATTATGGAATTGTAGCCTACGCAATGCGCTTCGGTTGGCGACCATTCTGTGGAGTCTGTTTGGCTGTTTATTCCCATAGGGATAAACGTTCCTTTTGTTTATCCACAAACTGATTGCTTCACGAATATGTCTAGATataatccccccaaaaaactacatcataacagccttctgagaaactcattatactgtgtatatgcaatgaatgcaaaacacacgtGCATCTTTTTGTGGTTTTTATTATCCATAAATACAAGAACTGAAAATCACCATGGGGTTTTGATTCtaacacaaataacaataaaaaaaatagaactaTGCACATTTACTGGGATAAATTGTTTTACCCAAAAATAAATAGGTAAACAGAAAAAGTGTTTTGTAGCTGTGCCACAGATGGAAGCAGTTCCTAAAtgttctgtgaaaaaaaaaagaaaaaataactcTTTACATGAATCAGTTACCATGAATCAGGTCTTACTCAAAAATAAATGAGCACCCACAAATAGTCTTTTTAGCTGTGCCACAGATGGAAGCAGTTCCTGTCTGCAAGCAAACAGAGTGGCACATCACATTCACCGCATTTCCAGGGAGTGTCTTTCTTTACACCATTTCGCTTGCAGAGCTCACACCTGAGGCGTCCATCTGTGGCCCTCGAGCTTTGGTCAGTTGTCTCTCTGGTAGGCAAAGGGGTATGTCTGGTTAGTTTTGGTGTGGCAGCAACCGCCAATGTCACCCCACACAACTCAGCTGCAAGTTGCTCAACAAACGCCTCATGTGTCAGGGGCCGACTCTGTGCACTCTGGCACAGCTCCTTGTGTAGGATGTAGCTATTGGTAATAGCAATGTCCAggaaatggaggaagagggtCCTGTACCACCTCTTGGTTATGTGGTGCACTGAGTAGTACTGGATGAGTTGGTCAGACAAGTCAACACCTCCCATGTACTTATTGTACTCTATGATTGGGGTTGGGATTGGAATGTGACTTGTCTCCCAGTGTCCTTCCCTGCTCTTCTGCCTTCTCTGTACTGTGTCACCTGAGTATACAGGATGAatggtggagcacattgagactTCCCTGTTGTCCATCCATTTTGTGAAGAGGAGGTCGCCGTCTCTAATCCACCTCAGGGATCCTCTTGGGGACTTCCTGGTCAGGGCATTGACCTTGGTTTTTGGagcctccttccttccttcacgGATGGTCCCACAGGCTCCAAATTTCAAGGACCTGAGGTGTCTGAACAGATGTGGGCTGGTATAAAAATTATCACCGTACAAGTGGTACCCTGAACCAAGGAATGCTGGCTTCATCAGCCCCACCACAGAGTCAAAGGCAAACTTGCTCTTCCCAGTGTAGACTGTGAAGTCACAAGTGTACCCATTGCTGGAGTCTGCCAACACAAACAGTTCGAAGCCCCACTTTGTAGGTTTGGCCTTCATGTATTGGGTCATCCCTGTTTTGGCCTTTGTGGCAACCATCCGTCCATCAATGGAGAGGTTCAGCCGGGGCTGGTAGAATGACTTGCATGCTATTTTGATGTCATCCATGAGTGGCCTCACACGGAAGAGCGTGTCATACTCAGGGGTCCCTTTTTACGGTTGTTGATAACATCCTAAGCATTCACGAGGTGTTACAAGCATGGCTTGCAAAAACATATACCCTACCAAACAACCCTGTGAACTTATCACTAAGTCAGTATGAGTACAAACCTCAATAAAACCTAGAGCAAATCCAATGTTATCCCGGACTGGGTTCCGTTACTTATTTCATTCTAGTCTAGGTTCTATATACCAGAACAGTAGGTTACTAACTGTAACAACAAATCAAGAACGACCCTGTATAGAATACGTGTTCTATTTACCAGAACAGTAGCCTACTATGTAACAATAGGCCATGGAAACCAATTCACgcattatgaaataatcatggtGATCCCAACATGATTGAAATCTACTTACATTTCATCCTCCATTCGATCAATTCCATTCGATGAAATCTTCTTCCTCGTCAGTAAAAAAGTCATCCAGGCCAGAATCTGCTGCAGCATCTTCATCACTTTCGAAGATCTGTTCCATGACTTGCTGGGCTGTAAACCTTTTTGCCATCTTGCATAAACAAAAGTTTTCgttgttgaaaatgttctttgttggaATAAAAGCAAAGCAATTTATCTCTAGATACTCTCTCGACTGATGTGTTGGGTAAGTAGAGGCCACTTGGAATGGGTGCTCGCACCTTATACCTGAGAATCGCGGGGTATGCTAATTTGAATTGCTATTGAATGCCAGGCGTCAAatgacatagtacacacacCGTTTGCGACTAGTCAACAAAGATTAGCCTTCTAAACAGCGGATATAACTAGGCTACATTTCGTGATGTGCGTAATGGCTCCCATTTTTGGTGCAACTTTGCGGTCGTCTTACGAAGGCTGTGATGAACGCATGAACACAAATCTTATATCAATCGCTTCATTGGAATGTGCAGCACACGGGAAAGGAAACAGCAAGTTAATAGCTATAACCATTCGGATTCTACGATTAGAAATATACAGTGTCCGATTTTCCGCGATACTGCGGATTCCGACCCGGAGGggttaaggccgggtgtctctgtaaagcactttgagacaactgctgttgtaaaaagggctttataaatacatttgattgattgattgatagaggTTAGATCACAGGGCCAGTGTGGAGATACTAACCGACACAAGATGGCATAGAGGTTAGATCACAGGGCCAGTGTAAAGCTACTAACTGACACAAGATGGCATGAAGGTTAGATCACAGGGCCAGTGTAGAGCTACTAACTGACACAAGATGGCATGAAGGTTAGATTACAGGGCCAGTGTAGAGCTACTAACTGAATCAAGATGGCATGTTAACCTTTTATAGATatcaaaccttcctttttttatCGAAGTTACACTTGGGTAAAAGAATCACCGGAATTGGATCATTCATTGTTTATCAGTTAATTTATAGCAGTTTTTTTGCCAACACACATTGCgatggtaaataaaataaagaatatgttttattgtgtgatACCAATGTTTTCCATTGACAATTTCTAGCCTTGAACCACGCTACTTTTTTCTGCGACTCACAACAACAGGTAGACATGCCAGATATCAAATTCAAAGTCAAAATTTCTAGGCAAAACATTTGCAGTTCCAGTTTTAGTTGAGGTAGTTAATGGCTGCAGTGATCTCAATCTTGCTAGCTACTTTGTTTTATTCAATCAGACAAAGTAGTGACGCTTTAACACTGACATAGTTCTTCTATGTCAAAAGAAACCAGACtcttttcaacatgttttataCTTAAATAAGGTTTCGGAGACTTCTCTGACCACACAGTGTGTACTCACGGCAGGCTTGGCTGGAGCAGTAAACAGAGGGCACCCACAGGTTGGAGGAGCCAGTATCAAAGATGACCTTGAAGGACTGGGGAGGAGTTCCAATGGAGATCACACCATAGTAGGACATCTGCCGAGAGAGGATTACACAAGGTGAGCAATTCAGTATGAATAGACAGATGTGCATTATGTCCATAGTACACTTTATCAATCGCTCCCATTGGGGACCAGCCTGGTATCATACCCAAGTTAATAAACTACAACCACACTTCACGCATCTACATATCTTAGTCACTAAGCAGACGGAGACGCTCATCCAAAGCAAGGTAGGGTGAAGGGCCTGGCTTGTGGATACGTAACAGATCTTTCACCTTGTTGCGTCTGGGATTTGTGGTCACCGGCCCTACACTCAAATGGCTAGGCTAAGCGTCAGTCTCCGGCTTACGTCGGCATCATTGGTCATTCCCTCGTCTCCGGTCTGCAGGAACTTGGCCATGGGGTTGTATGGGTACTTCTTGCTGACCTCCTCCCACAAACCCTTCTCCATCAGGGTCTCTCTGGCCGTCTTCCCCTTGATCAGAGAGATCCTGGAAATGCATTTACACTTTGGTCGTTTGGCAGATTGCAcatgcagataaaaaaaataatgtaacgCAAATAGGAGAGAAAGAACAGTCTGTTGGTACTTACTTGACATTGCACTCAGAGATGGCCACCAGGGCACACAGGACTACAGCCCACTTCATCATGACTCTGTCTGGTTCTTGGTTATTGGTGAAGTTAGAGCTGGAGAGGCAAGGCTTTATATACAGTTACGCTGGACACCAGAACCCACTCACCCGGTGGTCATTGACCATGACATGCCCTCTGTTATCATACAGTAGCACGGGAGTATCGCGTCCTTGACTGGCACGGTATCTCAGGTGTAGAGCAGTAGAGGGCTCGGGTCAGAAGTACCGCACTACACAGTTAATATGCTGTAGTTCAGAACACAGTCGATATCTCAGATTCAGATTGTGAAAGTGCGATATACGGTTATGTGGAACGGCTATCTACCAAAAGTAAATAGGTTTCGGAACAATGTTGAATTTACACTTCAGACTTGTTTTcatccacatcgagaggggtcagctgaggtggcttgggcatctgtttcggatgcctccggaacgccttcctgggaaggtgttccggtcccgtcccaccgggaggagaccctggggaagacctaggacacggtggagggactatgtctcccggctggcctggaaacgcctcggtgtccccctagaagagctggaggaagtgtctggggagagggaagtctgggcatccctgcttagactgctgcccccgcgacccggccccggataagcggaagatgatggatggactTGTTTTCATGAAATTAACACATTGTACGTTTTATGAGGTACAACCAAATGGTTGTTGAGGTCATCACATAGCAGGCCTTTTCtctattgttttttattttgttcttgaCTGCTTTATTGTTCCTCAGTCAGAGGTGAAGACAGGTGACGGCACTTATTTCCACCGGACCCAACTGCTTATATTTAGTGGTtcttttgaaaaggaaattatATCCAAGCTTAATTGTACTTATTTCAGCAGTTAAAGGTCAAACATCTCCTTAGAACATATTGATTGTCAATCACTGTCATAATTTAATGATGTAATGAAATCCATAGCTAAATATATGCTGCCAGCACCAgctttgtcattttctttaaagCCACACATTGAGATCAAGAGTATGATGGCCCTTAACTAAAACACCAGATAAATCATCCCGTGGGTTTTTTTTGCTTCAGCCCAGAGCGGGGAAGGAGACCAAATCCAATGCTTGCTGTGCTGAATATCTAGATGTTATTTTCATAGTAAAAACTGCAGTAAGATTGCGTGCTAATCTCAAGGTCAAGAGTGAAAAACAACACTTGTGTATGGTAAACATCGTCTGTGATTGGCCAACAAAGTATGTCTCTCTAGTATCAGTGAGATGGATTGGcaattcattgttatgctggggTGAGACCTTCCAAAAATTTTGTAACTTCAACATTATTTTACGTTGCCTCACCTTTATGGAAAAGAACCAATGTAATGTCATTTGACTTAGTCAGGAAGTCAGGAATCCTGTGGGAAAAAACGCAAGCTTCTAGCATGTACAGTTCAGAGCagttttttatataataaaaatttaCATTACGTTTATCATTAACTTCCCTTACATTTTTAAGAATTTAACTGATTAATGATCATTCATGTACATTTTGTAGAGAAAGGACTAACGGTTAATGAAATTAACTTTTATAATTGTGCCCATCTATGGATACCGCCATCATTATGGTCAGCCATTTTTCAATACAAGCTAGACAATCTTCTTACATCCCTAGGTTGTGGAGTTTTGATATAAATGCAATGTTTGACAGTCAAACGCTTTAGCCAAATCAGTTAAAAAGTCATTCAATATGTCTTTTTGTCATATGCTGATGTGTAGTT is a window from the Esox lucius isolate fEsoLuc1 chromosome 12, fEsoLuc1.pri, whole genome shotgun sequence genome containing:
- the LOC117595383 gene encoding pepsin A-like → MMKWAVVLCALVAISECNVKISLIKGKTARETLMEKGLWEEVSKKYPYNPMAKFLQTGDEGMTNDADMSYYGVISIGTPPQSFKVIFDTGSSNLWVPSVYCSSQACQNHVKFNPSQSSTFKWGNQPLSIHYGTGSMTGRLGYDTVSVGGLSVNQQIFGISQTEATFMSYMVADGILGLAFPSIAASGATPVFDNMMSQGLVSQNLFSVYLSSNSAEGSVVSFGDIESSYYTGQITWIPLTSETYWQVSMDSVTINGNVVACNGGCQAIIDTGTTWIVGPNRDISNINSMVGFTPNQYGQNSLNCGNLASTPEITFTLNGNAFTLPATAYTTQSSYGCVTGFGNGGSDQLWILGDVFIRQYYSIFDRQNNRVGLAQAV